In a single window of the Dreissena polymorpha isolate Duluth1 chromosome 3, UMN_Dpol_1.0, whole genome shotgun sequence genome:
- the LOC127874104 gene encoding transmembrane protein 18-like, protein MDDENNPFGQPINPIRVNEISGLWAYLQTIDWSERWLYGLGAFHTLCAILTITTRHTGTVQAIYFSALMVLVLCAEYINQWAAENWKLFANQQYFDSNGLFISVVFSVPLLINCLFMVISWLWDVGLLISNVKQLKIEQMRKRAATSREPTSGEADENGSCESPESKKEK, encoded by the coding sequence ATGGATGATGAGAACAATCCGTTTGGACAACCAATCAACCCAATAAGGGTGAATGAGATATCAGGCCTCTGGGCTTACCTCCAGACCATAGACTGGTCAGAGAGGTGGCTATATGGCCTGGGAGCATTCCACACCCTTTGTGCAATACTGACAATTACCACGCGCCACACTGGCACAGTTCAGGCCATTTACTTCAGTGCGCTGATGGTCCTGGTACTTTGCGCCGAGTATATCAACCAATGGGCGGCGGAGAATTGGAAATTGTTTGCCAATCAGCAGTATTTCGATAGCAACGGACTGTTCATATCTGTAGTGTTCTCTGTCCCATTGTTGATCAACTGTCTGTTCATGGTGATCTCGTGGCTGTGGGATGTCGGCCTGCTTATCTCCAACGTGAAACAGTTGAAGATAGAGCAGATGAGGAAGAGGGCTGCAACATCCAGGGAGCCCACGTCTGGGGAGGCAGATGAGAATGGCAGCTGTGAATCGCCGGAAAGCAAGAAGGAGAAATAA